In Syngnathus scovelli strain Florida chromosome 11, RoL_Ssco_1.2, whole genome shotgun sequence, one DNA window encodes the following:
- the LOC125977588 gene encoding E3 ubiquitin-protein ligase RNF123 isoform X6 gives MALSHRDYRLASDTDKAKSAGIVNERLLSDYLHHVFPFADEAAVLPSLRKPLTFQDLDTHLQTLLCEGDTADNSASDRELEGRLGPQPVVLDHTGGFEGLLFVDDDLLGVIGHSNFSSIRATTCVYKGKWAYEVLISSQGLMQIGWCTLNCRFNQEEGVGDTPDSYAYDGNRVRKWNVVTTNYGKSWAAGDIVSCLIDLDDASIAFCLNGQSLGTAFADIKTGPGVAYFPAISLSFKESVAFNFGSRPLRYPCEGYLPLQDPPAADLLKAHKLLGFVKNVLCTHIHVQEERMAEADCSVWRLNGEATVLITMAHIFKYFAPLMCQVYLVEDVLMNFLLGILEGGGSVDEHPLIQQLLDLFWLLMEDYEVNECLKQLMMSLLRAYRFSPIIPDLGFQIHYLRLTTAILRHEKSRKYLLNNVLFDVLRSVVFFYIKTPLRVKEAGLDELIPTTWWPTHFDKEGKDERQPKDESSDERLRRRAYERGCQRLKKRIEVVEELQVQILRLLLNNKDKRTGKASRYIFLNKFRRFLQENASNRGHPTALCPPEYMLCFLHRLITAVRACWDESCKKISGSVTSDAAFVPPQLFYNGKVDYFDLQRLGGLLSHLKKTLRDDLAAQANVIIDPAEIQAASMGDLDEDEESGAAQRPAGSTPARPGWLGSPTLGRTNRFLGAAAVGLVTPRRPLGQPDKVKVRALAMERRTEEDIEGSHGGDDGLLLGRPVGWLQQPVADKSLLELTDGIVMMYNLSVHQQLGKMVAVADDVREYAVALKDTDEKMARCPPGRPDILEELGKSQKVFAEKLNHLSRRLAWINATTYSKEKMLDVYWLLRVCMGTIEHADRTGSLFAFVPEFYLHVAMYAYNALKNYFAPAGGMEQLPGYEETLTQLAAILAKHFADPRIVGTDIKDALMQALASYVCYPQSLRAVERIPEDQRVAMMRNLLAPYEQRPWAQTNWILVRLWRGCGFGYRYTRLPHLLKTKPEDANLPSLQRDLTIACSHRKFSLMSLSPMNLNELAFIRAVVLQASPVIDFRFHNDFSSLPFILHFFESKSSSSLVSTLICVWFSVECLCFLPLAWSFAIPSEDARKPWLGVGGGPLDCGAVFPWPAVSLAAAFLAFLAVM, from the exons ATGGCGCTGAGCCACCGCGACTACAGGCTGGCCTCGGACACAGACAAAGCCAAGTCTGCTG GTATCGTCAACGAGAGGCTGCTGAGCGACTATTTGCATCACGTCTTCCCTTTTGCCGATGAGGCCGCTGTTCTGCCCTCCCTCAG GAAGCCTTTGACCTTCCAGGATTTGGACACTCATCTGCAAACGTTGTTGTGCGAAGGCGACACGGCTGACAACAGCGCCTCGG ACCGTGAGCTGGAAGGTCGTCTGGGTCCCCAGCCGGTGGTCCTGGATCACACCGGTGGCTTCGAGGGCCTCCTCTTTGTGGACGACGACCTGCTGGGG GTGATCGGCCACAGCAACTTCAGCTCCATCCGGGCCACCACCTGCGTGTACAAAG GCAAGTGGGCGTACGAGGTGCTGATCTCTTCGCAGGGTCTGATGCAAATCGGCTGGTGCACGCTCAACTGCCGCTTCAACCAGGAG GAGGGTGTTGGCGACACGCCCGACTCATACGCCTACGACGGGAATCGAGTGCGCAAGTGGAACGTGGTCACCACCAACTACGGCAAG TCGTGGGCGGCGGGGGACATTGTCAGCTGTCTGATAGACCTGGACGATGCCAGCATCGCCTTCTGCCT GAACGGCCAGTCGCTGGGTACGGCGTTCGCCGACATCAAGACGGGCCCCGGTGTGGCCTACTTCCCGGCCATCAGCCTGTCCTTCAAGGAGTCTGTGGCCTTCAACTTTGGCAGCCGGCCGCTCAG gTACCCGTGCGAAGGCTACCTGCCCTtgcaggacccgccggctgccgATCTGCTCAAGGCTCACAAGCTGCTGGGCTTCGTCAAGAATGTCCTGTGCACGCACATCCACGTGCAG GAGGAGCGGATGGCCGAGGCGGATTGCTCCGTGTGGAGGCTCAACGGCGAGGCAACGGTCCTGATCACAATGGCGCACATCTTCAAGTACTTTGCTCCACTGATG TGCCAAGTCTACCTGGTGGAGGACGTGCTGATGAACTTCTTGCTGGGAATCCTGGAGGGCGGCGGTTCCGTGGACGAGCATCCACTCATCCAACAGCTCCTCGACCTCTTCTGGCTCCTCATGGAG GACTATGAGGTGAACGAGTGTCTGaagcagctgatgatgtcgctgCTGAGGGCCTACCGCTTCTCCCCCATCATCCCCGACCTCGGTTTCCAG ATCCACTACCTTCGTTTGACGACGGCCATCCTGCGTCACGAGAAGTCTAGGAAGTACCTGCTCAACAACGTCTT GTTTGACGTGCTGCGCTCGGTGGTGTTCTTTTACATCAAGACTCCGCTGCGGGTGAAGGAGGCAGGGCTAGATGAGCTGATCCCCACCACCTGGTGGCCCACGCACTTTGACAAAGAG GGAAAGGATGAGCGCCAGCCCAAAGACGAGAGTTCTGATGAGCGTCTGCGGAGGCGAGCTTACGAGCGAGGGTGTCAGCGGCTGAAAAAAAGAATCGAAG TGGTGGAAGAGCTGCAAGTGCAGATCCTCCGGCTGCTActcaacaacaaagacaagcgcaCG GGCAAAGCCTCGCGTTACATTTTCCTCAACAAGTTCCGCAGGTTCCTGCAAGAGAACGCCAGCAACAGAGGG CATCCCACAGCCCTGTGCCCGCCCGAGTACATGCTGTGCTTCTTGCACCGCCTGATCACGGCCGTGCGCGCCTGCTGGGATGAAAGCTGCAAGAAGATTTCGGGCAGTGTCACCAGTGATG CAGCGTTTGTGCCGCCGCAGCTCTTCTACAATGGCAAGGTGGACTACTTTGACCTGCAGCGGCTGGGTGGGCTGCTGTCGCATCTCAAGAAGACGCTCAGAG ACGACCTGGCCGCTCAGGCCAACGTCATCATCGACCCCGCCGAGATCCAAGCGGCGTCCATGGGTGACTtggatgaggatgaggagagcggcGCTGCGCAG AGGCCAGCGGGCAGCACCCCGGCTCGGCCCGGCTGGCTGGGCTCGCCCACCCTGGGCCGCACCAACCGCTTCCTCGGTGCCGCTGCCGTCGGCCTCGTGACCCCCAGGCGACCCCTTGGCCAGCCTGACAAGGTCAAAGTGCGGGCCCTCGCCATGGAGCGGCGCACCGAGGAGGACA TTGAAGGGAGCCACGGCGGCGATGACGGCCTGCTGCTGGGCCGACCTGTGGGCTGGCTGCAACAGCCAGTAGCCGACAAATCACTTCTGGAGCTCACCGACGGGATTGTCATGATGTACAACCTCAGCGTGCATCAGCAACTGGGGAAG ATGGTGGCAGTAGCCGACGACGTGCGCGAGTACGCGGTGGCCCTCAAGGACACGGACGAGAAGATGGCCCGATGTCCGCCCGGA AGGCCAGACATCTTGGAGGAACTCGGCAAGAGTCAGAAGGTCTTTGCGGAGAAGTTGAATCACCTCAGCAGGAGGCTGGCCTGGATCAACGCCACCACATACTCCAAG GAGAAGATGTTGGATGTGTACTGGCTGCTGCGCGTGTGCATGGGCACCATTGAGCACGCCGACCGTACGGGCTCGCTCTTCGCCTTTGTCCCCGAGTTCTACCTCCACGTGGCCATGTACGCCTACAACGCGCTCAAGAACTACTTTGCTCCCGCCGGCGGCATGGAGCAGCTGCCGG GCTACGAAGAAACACTGACCCAGCTGGCGGCCATTCTCGCCAAACACTTTGCGGATCCGCGCATCGTCGGAACAG ACATCAAAGACGCACTAATGCAGGCGCTGGCCAGCTACGTCTGCTACCCGCAGTCCCTCAGGGCAGTGGAGAGGATCCCCGAGGACCA ACGCGTGGCCATGATGAGGAACCTGCTGGCCCCCTATGAGCAGAGACCCTGGGCGCAGACCAACTGGATCCTGGTCCGGCTGTGGCGG GGCTGCGGTTTTGGCTACAGGTACACGCGCCTGCCGCACCTCCTCAAGACCAAACCCGAGGACGCCAACCTCCCCAGCCTCCAGA GGGATTTGACCATTGCGTGTTCACACCGTAAGTTCTCTTTGATGTCTTTGAGTCCAATGAATTTAAATGAGTTAGCCTTTATTCGTGCAGTTGTGTTGCAAGCTTCTCCTGTTATTGATTTCCGTTTCCACAATGATTTTTCCAGCCTCCCTTTTATCCTTCATTTTTTCGAGTCAAAATCCTCCTCAAGTTTAGTTTCCACCTTGATATGTGTTTGGTTCTCGGTTGAATGTCTTTGTTTTCTTCCTCTGGCATGGTCATTCGCCATCCCCTCCGAGGATGCACGGAAGC CTtggttgggggtgggggggggaccaCTGGATTGCGGCGCCGTCTTTCCCTGGCCAGCAGTCAGTCTCGCGGCAGCTTTTCTTGCTTTTCTTGCCGTTATGTGA
- the LOC125977588 gene encoding E3 ubiquitin-protein ligase RNF123 isoform X3, which translates to MRPLFCPPSGLSKCEMFFKLVMMVIGLLPFGGATRTTRLLPLVFRKPLTFQDLDTHLQTLLCEGDTADNSASDRELEGRLGPQPVVLDHTGGFEGLLFVDDDLLGVIGHSNFSSIRATTCVYKGKWAYEVLISSQGLMQIGWCTLNCRFNQEEGVGDTPDSYAYDGNRVRKWNVVTTNYGKSWAAGDIVSCLIDLDDASIAFCLNGQSLGTAFADIKTGPGVAYFPAISLSFKESVAFNFGSRPLRYPCEGYLPLQDPPAADLLKAHKLLGFVKNVLCTHIHVQEERMAEADCSVWRLNGEATVLITMAHIFKYFAPLMCQVYLVEDVLMNFLLGILEGGGSVDEHPLIQQLLDLFWLLMEDYEVNECLKQLMMSLLRAYRFSPIIPDLGFQIHYLRLTTAILRHEKSRKYLLNNVLFDVLRSVVFFYIKTPLRVKEAGLDELIPTTWWPTHFDKEGKDERQPKDESSDERLRRRAYERGCQRLKKRIEVVEELQVQILRLLLNNKDKRTGKASRYIFLNKFRRFLQENASNRGHPTALCPPEYMLCFLHRLITAVRACWDESCKKISGSVTSDAAFVPPQLFYNGKVDYFDLQRLGGLLSHLKKTLRDDLAAQANVIIDPAEIQAASMGDLDEDEESGAAQRPAGSTPARPGWLGSPTLGRTNRFLGAAAVGLVTPRRPLGQPDKVKVRALAMERRTEEDIEGSHGGDDGLLLGRPVGWLQQPVADKSLLELTDGIVMMYNLSVHQQLGKMVAVADDVREYAVALKDTDEKMARCPPGRPDILEELGKSQKVFAEKLNHLSRRLAWINATTYSKEKMLDVYWLLRVCMGTIEHADRTGSLFAFVPEFYLHVAMYAYNALKNYFAPAGGMEQLPGYEETLTQLAAILAKHFADPRIVGTDIKDALMQALASYVCYPQSLRAVERIPEDQRVAMMRNLLAPYEQRPWAQTNWILVRLWRGCGFGYRYTRLPHLLKTKPEDANLPSLQRDLTIACSHQPCPSLLLQRHMARLLSTDKDMAASFLNSVLNQLNWAFSEFIGMIQEIQQAAERPERNFVDTRQLKVCATCFDLSVSLLRVLEMTVTLVPEIFLDWSRPSAELLLRRLAQLLNQVLNRVTAEKNLFDRVVNLRLPGLESVDHYPILVAVTGILVRLLVDGDRHRTCRAACVLLSDPCFQLHSIRHLLSEAGDQASLKTAPALASSFSVPVPSVAPPPLAGPSELKHFSLNAYSDYVSEDEKLKVESMLAFLTRESQKAATSMQPASEDDLCPICYAHSISAIFQPCSHKSCKACINQHLMNNKDCFFCKATITAVDDYCKPPASSS; encoded by the exons ATGAGGCCGCTGTTCTGCCCTCCCTCAG GCCTCTCCAAATGTGAAATGTTCTTCAAGTTGGTGATGATGGTTATTGGTCTTCTTCCCTTTGGCGGCGCAACCCGGACGACTCGCCTACTCCCCCTGGTGTTCAGGAAGCCTTTGACCTTCCAGGATTTGGACACTCATCTGCAAACGTTGTTGTGCGAAGGCGACACGGCTGACAACAGCGCCTCGG ACCGTGAGCTGGAAGGTCGTCTGGGTCCCCAGCCGGTGGTCCTGGATCACACCGGTGGCTTCGAGGGCCTCCTCTTTGTGGACGACGACCTGCTGGGG GTGATCGGCCACAGCAACTTCAGCTCCATCCGGGCCACCACCTGCGTGTACAAAG GCAAGTGGGCGTACGAGGTGCTGATCTCTTCGCAGGGTCTGATGCAAATCGGCTGGTGCACGCTCAACTGCCGCTTCAACCAGGAG GAGGGTGTTGGCGACACGCCCGACTCATACGCCTACGACGGGAATCGAGTGCGCAAGTGGAACGTGGTCACCACCAACTACGGCAAG TCGTGGGCGGCGGGGGACATTGTCAGCTGTCTGATAGACCTGGACGATGCCAGCATCGCCTTCTGCCT GAACGGCCAGTCGCTGGGTACGGCGTTCGCCGACATCAAGACGGGCCCCGGTGTGGCCTACTTCCCGGCCATCAGCCTGTCCTTCAAGGAGTCTGTGGCCTTCAACTTTGGCAGCCGGCCGCTCAG gTACCCGTGCGAAGGCTACCTGCCCTtgcaggacccgccggctgccgATCTGCTCAAGGCTCACAAGCTGCTGGGCTTCGTCAAGAATGTCCTGTGCACGCACATCCACGTGCAG GAGGAGCGGATGGCCGAGGCGGATTGCTCCGTGTGGAGGCTCAACGGCGAGGCAACGGTCCTGATCACAATGGCGCACATCTTCAAGTACTTTGCTCCACTGATG TGCCAAGTCTACCTGGTGGAGGACGTGCTGATGAACTTCTTGCTGGGAATCCTGGAGGGCGGCGGTTCCGTGGACGAGCATCCACTCATCCAACAGCTCCTCGACCTCTTCTGGCTCCTCATGGAG GACTATGAGGTGAACGAGTGTCTGaagcagctgatgatgtcgctgCTGAGGGCCTACCGCTTCTCCCCCATCATCCCCGACCTCGGTTTCCAG ATCCACTACCTTCGTTTGACGACGGCCATCCTGCGTCACGAGAAGTCTAGGAAGTACCTGCTCAACAACGTCTT GTTTGACGTGCTGCGCTCGGTGGTGTTCTTTTACATCAAGACTCCGCTGCGGGTGAAGGAGGCAGGGCTAGATGAGCTGATCCCCACCACCTGGTGGCCCACGCACTTTGACAAAGAG GGAAAGGATGAGCGCCAGCCCAAAGACGAGAGTTCTGATGAGCGTCTGCGGAGGCGAGCTTACGAGCGAGGGTGTCAGCGGCTGAAAAAAAGAATCGAAG TGGTGGAAGAGCTGCAAGTGCAGATCCTCCGGCTGCTActcaacaacaaagacaagcgcaCG GGCAAAGCCTCGCGTTACATTTTCCTCAACAAGTTCCGCAGGTTCCTGCAAGAGAACGCCAGCAACAGAGGG CATCCCACAGCCCTGTGCCCGCCCGAGTACATGCTGTGCTTCTTGCACCGCCTGATCACGGCCGTGCGCGCCTGCTGGGATGAAAGCTGCAAGAAGATTTCGGGCAGTGTCACCAGTGATG CAGCGTTTGTGCCGCCGCAGCTCTTCTACAATGGCAAGGTGGACTACTTTGACCTGCAGCGGCTGGGTGGGCTGCTGTCGCATCTCAAGAAGACGCTCAGAG ACGACCTGGCCGCTCAGGCCAACGTCATCATCGACCCCGCCGAGATCCAAGCGGCGTCCATGGGTGACTtggatgaggatgaggagagcggcGCTGCGCAG AGGCCAGCGGGCAGCACCCCGGCTCGGCCCGGCTGGCTGGGCTCGCCCACCCTGGGCCGCACCAACCGCTTCCTCGGTGCCGCTGCCGTCGGCCTCGTGACCCCCAGGCGACCCCTTGGCCAGCCTGACAAGGTCAAAGTGCGGGCCCTCGCCATGGAGCGGCGCACCGAGGAGGACA TTGAAGGGAGCCACGGCGGCGATGACGGCCTGCTGCTGGGCCGACCTGTGGGCTGGCTGCAACAGCCAGTAGCCGACAAATCACTTCTGGAGCTCACCGACGGGATTGTCATGATGTACAACCTCAGCGTGCATCAGCAACTGGGGAAG ATGGTGGCAGTAGCCGACGACGTGCGCGAGTACGCGGTGGCCCTCAAGGACACGGACGAGAAGATGGCCCGATGTCCGCCCGGA AGGCCAGACATCTTGGAGGAACTCGGCAAGAGTCAGAAGGTCTTTGCGGAGAAGTTGAATCACCTCAGCAGGAGGCTGGCCTGGATCAACGCCACCACATACTCCAAG GAGAAGATGTTGGATGTGTACTGGCTGCTGCGCGTGTGCATGGGCACCATTGAGCACGCCGACCGTACGGGCTCGCTCTTCGCCTTTGTCCCCGAGTTCTACCTCCACGTGGCCATGTACGCCTACAACGCGCTCAAGAACTACTTTGCTCCCGCCGGCGGCATGGAGCAGCTGCCGG GCTACGAAGAAACACTGACCCAGCTGGCGGCCATTCTCGCCAAACACTTTGCGGATCCGCGCATCGTCGGAACAG ACATCAAAGACGCACTAATGCAGGCGCTGGCCAGCTACGTCTGCTACCCGCAGTCCCTCAGGGCAGTGGAGAGGATCCCCGAGGACCA ACGCGTGGCCATGATGAGGAACCTGCTGGCCCCCTATGAGCAGAGACCCTGGGCGCAGACCAACTGGATCCTGGTCCGGCTGTGGCGG GGCTGCGGTTTTGGCTACAGGTACACGCGCCTGCCGCACCTCCTCAAGACCAAACCCGAGGACGCCAACCTCCCCAGCCTCCAGA GGGATTTGACCATTGCGTGTTCACACC AGCCATGTCCGTCGCTGCTGCTTCAGAGACACATGGCCCGGCTGCTGAGCACCGACAAAGACATGGCTGCCTCCTTCCTCAACAGCGTCCTCAATCAGCTCAACTGGGCCTTCTCCGAGTTCATCGGCATGATTCAGGAG ATACAGCAGGCAGCCGAGCGTCCTGAGAGGAACTTTGTGGACACGCGTCAGCTGAAG GTATGCGCCACCTGCTTTGACCTGTCCGTCAGCCTGCTGAGGGTACTGGAGATGACGGTCACGCTGGTCCCGGAGATCTTCCTGGACTGGTCGCGTCCGTCCGCCGAGCTGTTGCTGCGCCGCCTGGCTCAG TTGCTGAATCAGGTGTTGAATCGGGTGACAGCCGAGAAGAACCTCTTTGACCGCGTGGTCAACTTGCGACTGCCAG GTCTGGAGAGTGTGGACCACTACCCCATCCTGGTGGCCGTCACTGGCATCCTTGTTCGACTTCTTGTGGATGGCGACCGGCACAG GACGTGTCGCGCGGCCTGCGTGCTGCTGTCGGACCCGTGCTTCCAGCTTCACTCCATCCGTCACCTTCTCAGCGAGGCCGGCGACCAGGCGAGCCTGAAGACGGCACCCGCGCTAGCCTCTTCCTTCTCCGTCCCGGTGCCCTCAGTCGCTCCACCCCCTCTCGCCGGCCCCTCGGAGCTCAAGCATTTCTCCCTCAATGCTT acagCGACTACGTCAGCGAGGACGAGAAGCTGAAGGTGGAAAGCATGCTGGCCTTCCTCACCAGGGAATCGCAGAAGGCAGCGACCAGCATGCAG CCTGCCAGCGAGGATGACCTTTGCCCCATCTGCTACGCGCACTCCATTTCGGCCATCTTTCAGCCCTGCTCGCACAAGTCCTGCAA GGCCTGCATCAATCAGCATCTGATGAACAACAAGGATTGTTTCTTCTGTAAGGCCACCATCACGGCAGTGGACGACTACTGCAAGCCCCCCGCCTCCAGCTCGTAG